A stretch of the Flavobacterium aquiphilum genome encodes the following:
- a CDS encoding MGH1-like glycoside hydrolase domain-containing protein, giving the protein MPENNAEKLRLQLRTDNKGWKKWGPYLSERQWGTVREDYSQSGYAWGSTTHDMARSKAYRWGEEGIGGISDNKQHVCIAFAFWNHKDRILKERFFGLTPAESNHGEDVKEIYYYLDSTPTHSYQKMLYKYPHATFPYEKLIEESIKRSRQEPEYELLDTGVFDKDEYFDITIEYAKADEQDILIKITVENRSKLAAPITVLPTVWFRNTWSWGYENYKHQPTLLGVEKSHIEVNHKLVGHFNLYAENAKDFLFCDNKTNFEKLYKSPAQSPYTKDGINDYIINQKQTSINPEKIGTKASVHYDDVIPALGKKEYRIRFTNTKPDEPFEDFDAIFKKRIEEADEFYDAIQKDIKDEKLKSIQRQAYAGMLWTKQWYYYNVFEWLKGDPSTPRPDANRKEGRNSGWKHMYTSNILSMPDKWEYPWFAAWDLAFHTLPLARLDPDFAKRQLSVILREYYMHPNGQIPAYEWSFSDVNPPVHAWATWKVYQIDKSNNGGVGDTVFLERIFHKLLLNFTWWVNLKDQNGNNIFGGGFLGMDNIGVFDRSADLPTGGHLEQADGTGWMAMYCLNMLRIACEIALKNPVYQDMASKFFEHFLHISGAMQALGENKLNLWDEEDQFYYDMLHKENGDAELLKIRSMVGLIPLFAVEVLTPELLEKLPMFKRRVEWVLKNRPDLAGLVSSWHIPGKGETRLLSTLRGHRMKMILKRMFDEKEFLSDFGVRSLSKYHKEHPYKFKHDGGVIQVDYTPAEATGDMFGGNSNWRGPIWFPMNYLILDSLEKFHSYYGKEFKVEFPTESGELMNLQEAAEGVAERLLALFVRGSNKKIPMYGEYKKFQEDPLFNKNHLFFEYFDGDTGKGLGANHQTGWTGLITEIIRHLHGDGEQTFF; this is encoded by the coding sequence ATGCCGGAAAATAACGCCGAAAAATTACGTTTACAATTAAGAACCGATAATAAAGGTTGGAAAAAATGGGGGCCTTATTTATCCGAAAGACAATGGGGAACCGTTAGGGAGGATTATTCACAAAGCGGCTACGCCTGGGGAAGTACTACTCATGACATGGCCCGTTCCAAAGCCTATCGTTGGGGAGAGGAAGGCATTGGAGGAATCTCTGATAACAAACAGCACGTCTGTATTGCTTTTGCCTTTTGGAACCATAAAGACCGCATCCTCAAAGAGCGTTTCTTCGGATTGACACCTGCCGAGTCAAATCACGGAGAGGATGTCAAGGAAATATACTATTATCTGGATTCCACACCCACGCATTCGTATCAAAAAATGCTTTATAAATATCCTCATGCCACTTTTCCTTATGAAAAGTTAATAGAGGAAAGTATAAAACGCAGCCGTCAGGAACCCGAATATGAATTGCTCGACACCGGCGTTTTTGACAAAGACGAATACTTTGACATCACCATAGAATACGCCAAAGCCGATGAACAAGACATCTTAATAAAAATAACGGTAGAAAACCGTTCCAAATTGGCCGCTCCCATTACGGTCTTACCTACCGTTTGGTTCAGGAATACCTGGAGTTGGGGCTATGAAAATTACAAACACCAACCCACTTTACTTGGAGTTGAAAAATCACATATAGAGGTCAACCATAAATTGGTAGGACACTTCAATTTGTATGCTGAAAATGCCAAAGACTTTTTGTTTTGCGACAATAAAACCAATTTTGAAAAATTATATAAATCGCCTGCACAATCCCCTTACACCAAAGACGGGATCAACGATTATATCATAAATCAAAAACAAACCAGTATAAATCCTGAAAAAATTGGAACCAAAGCGTCGGTACATTATGATGATGTCATTCCTGCCTTGGGCAAAAAAGAATACCGCATTCGTTTTACCAACACCAAACCGGACGAACCCTTTGAAGATTTTGATGCCATTTTCAAAAAAAGAATTGAAGAAGCTGATGAATTTTATGACGCTATCCAAAAAGATATAAAAGACGAAAAATTAAAGTCCATTCAACGTCAAGCCTACGCGGGTATGCTTTGGACCAAACAATGGTATTATTACAATGTTTTCGAATGGTTAAAAGGCGATCCATCGACACCAAGACCCGATGCCAACCGGAAAGAGGGACGCAACAGTGGATGGAAACACATGTACACTTCGAACATTCTCTCGATGCCCGACAAATGGGAATATCCTTGGTTTGCTGCTTGGGATTTGGCCTTTCACACTTTGCCTCTTGCCCGATTAGATCCAGATTTTGCCAAAAGGCAATTATCGGTTATTTTGAGGGAATATTATATGCATCCCAATGGACAAATTCCTGCCTACGAGTGGTCTTTCTCGGATGTAAACCCGCCCGTGCATGCCTGGGCAACCTGGAAAGTGTACCAAATTGACAAAAGCAATAATGGAGGTGTTGGCGATACCGTTTTTCTGGAACGCATCTTTCATAAACTGCTGCTCAATTTTACATGGTGGGTAAATTTAAAAGACCAAAACGGAAATAACATCTTTGGGGGCGGATTCCTCGGAATGGATAATATCGGGGTGTTTGACCGCTCCGCCGATTTACCTACAGGAGGTCATCTGGAACAGGCTGATGGTACGGGCTGGATGGCAATGTATTGCCTGAATATGCTCCGTATTGCCTGTGAAATAGCGCTGAAAAATCCAGTGTATCAAGATATGGCGTCCAAATTCTTTGAACATTTCCTTCATATTTCGGGGGCTATGCAGGCTTTGGGAGAAAACAAATTGAACCTTTGGGACGAAGAAGATCAGTTCTATTACGATATGCTCCATAAAGAAAACGGTGATGCCGAATTGCTGAAAATCCGCTCAATGGTGGGGTTGATTCCGCTTTTTGCTGTTGAAGTTTTAACTCCCGAACTATTGGAAAAATTACCAATGTTCAAGCGCCGTGTTGAATGGGTTTTAAAAAACCGTCCCGATCTTGCCGGCTTGGTTTCCAGTTGGCACATTCCCGGAAAAGGTGAAACCCGATTGCTCTCCACATTAAGAGGGCATCGCATGAAAATGATTCTGAAGCGGATGTTTGATGAAAAGGAATTTTTGTCTGATTTTGGAGTACGTTCCTTGTCCAAATACCACAAAGAGCATCCTTATAAATTCAAGCACGATGGTGGAGTAATCCAAGTTGATTATACCCCAGCTGAAGCCACAGGTGATATGTTTGGTGGAAATTCCAATTGGAGGGGGCCAATTTGGTTCCCAATGAACTACCTGATTCTAGATTCTTTGGAAAAATTCCACAGTTATTACGGTAAAGAATTCAAAGTAGAATTCCCAACCGAATCTGGTGAATTAATGAATTTACAAGAAGCTGCCGAAGGAGTTGCTGAACGTTTATTGGCGCTATTTGTACGTGGCAGTAACAAAAAAATCCCAATGTACGGTGAATACAAAAAATTTCAGGAAGACCCTCTTTTCAATAAAAACCATTTGTTTTTTGAATATTTTGACGGGGATACAGGAAAAGGGCTTGGAGCCAATCATCAAACCGGTTGGACAGGACTGATTACTGAAATTATCAGGCATTTACATGGGGATGGAGAACAGACGTTTTTTTGA
- a CDS encoding L-threonine 3-dehydrogenase — MNPKILIIGACGQIGTELTHELRAIYGTDNVIASDIRKLNNDVVNSGPFEVINALDFNQIEHLVEIHEITDVYLMAALLSATAEKNPAFAWDLNMNSLFHVLNLAKAGKIKKIFWPSSIAVFGPNTPKENTPQYTIMEPSTVYGISKQAGERWCEYYHNMFGVDVRSIRYPGLISWTTPPGGGTTDYAVDIYHKAISEGKYECFLTSDTKMPMMYMDDAIAATINIMKAPVEQIKIHSSYNLAAMSFTPTEIAAEIKKHIPELEVTYVPDFRQKIADSWPSSIDDSRAREDWGWNHQFDLEMMTVDMLKNLAHQYDTELQ; from the coding sequence GAACTAAGAGCCATTTATGGAACCGACAATGTTATTGCATCTGATATTCGAAAACTAAATAATGATGTGGTCAACTCAGGTCCTTTTGAAGTAATCAATGCTTTGGATTTTAATCAAATCGAACATTTGGTAGAAATCCACGAGATTACCGATGTTTACTTGATGGCCGCCCTACTTTCTGCAACTGCCGAAAAAAACCCTGCTTTTGCCTGGGACCTCAACATGAATTCGCTGTTTCATGTTTTGAATTTGGCGAAAGCCGGAAAAATCAAAAAAATATTCTGGCCTTCCAGTATAGCTGTTTTTGGACCAAATACCCCAAAAGAAAACACCCCGCAATACACAATTATGGAGCCTTCAACCGTGTACGGCATCAGTAAACAGGCTGGCGAAAGATGGTGTGAATACTACCACAATATGTTTGGTGTCGATGTTAGAAGCATTCGTTATCCGGGCTTAATCAGCTGGACAACACCTCCCGGAGGAGGAACAACTGACTACGCTGTTGACATTTATCACAAAGCCATATCAGAAGGTAAATACGAATGTTTTTTGACCTCTGATACAAAAATGCCGATGATGTATATGGACGATGCCATTGCCGCCACTATCAATATCATGAAAGCTCCAGTTGAGCAAATCAAAATTCACTCTTCGTATAATCTAGCCGCTATGAGTTTCACTCCAACAGAAATAGCTGCCGAAATCAAAAAACACATTCCGGAACTCGAGGTAACCTACGTACCCGACTTCCGTCAAAAAATTGCCGACAGTTGGCCATCCAGCATTGACGACAGTCGTGCCAGGGAAGATTGGGGCTGGAACCATCAATTTGATTTGGAAATGATGACCGTCGATATGTTGAAAAATCTGGCGCATCAATACGATACCGAATTACAATAA